The proteins below are encoded in one region of Brachyspira intermedia PWS/A:
- a CDS encoding uracil-DNA glycosylase: MNKIESYFLQQNKIKFSNVVCSQHNKKIILRNPKKAVKKEEKDIKDEGIELMKEIHNEELKKIYSEVEKCMKCEALCNSRLNVVFGRGDEEPDIVFVGEAPGADEDKQGLPFVGRGGKLLDKWIERMNINNKKYYIMNALKCRPPENRDPLPEEKSNCRDYFVNQLKILNPKIICALGRHGFGNLIDFDLKTPFGKARNKVHYYNNNGKDVPVIATYHPAYILRNQKEEDKVISDLEFMLSELEKIENN; this comes from the coding sequence ATGAATAAAATAGAAAGCTATTTTTTACAGCAGAATAAAATAAAATTCTCAAATGTAGTTTGCTCTCAGCATAATAAAAAAATAATATTAAGAAATCCAAAAAAAGCAGTAAAAAAAGAAGAAAAAGATATTAAAGATGAAGGTATTGAATTAATGAAAGAAATACATAATGAAGAATTAAAAAAGATATACAGCGAAGTAGAAAAATGCATGAAATGTGAGGCTTTATGTAATAGCAGATTAAATGTTGTATTTGGAAGAGGAGATGAAGAACCTGATATAGTATTTGTCGGAGAGGCACCTGGAGCTGACGAGGATAAACAAGGACTTCCATTTGTAGGAAGAGGCGGAAAATTATTGGATAAATGGATTGAAAGAATGAATATCAATAATAAAAAATACTATATTATGAATGCTTTAAAATGCCGTCCTCCTGAAAATAGAGACCCTTTGCCTGAAGAAAAATCTAATTGCAGAGATTATTTTGTAAATCAATTAAAAATACTTAATCCTAAAATAATATGTGCATTAGGACGTCATGGTTTTGGTAATTTAATAGATTTTGATTTGAAAACACCTTTTGGAAAAGCTAGAAATAAAGTTCATTACTACAATAATAATGGAAAAGATGTGCCTGTAATAGCAACTTATCACCCTGCTTATATTTTAAGGAATCAAAAAGAGGAAGATAAAGTTATATCCGATTTAGAGTTTATGCTTAGCGAATTAGAAAAAATTGAAAATAATTAA